ACTTGCCGTTTTAGAGATGCTTtaccccagtcatctagccatcactatttggtccttgaTAAAAGTCactcatacagtgagggaaaaagcatgtgatcccctgctgattttgaatgtttttccactgacaaagaaatgatcagtctataattttaatggtaggtgtttttaacagtgacagacagaaaaacaaaaagaaaatccagaaaaaaggcatgtcaaaaaagttacaaattgatttgcatgtcaatgagtgaaataagtatttgaccccttcgacttagtattGGTGGTAAAAACCTTGTTGGCAATTACAGACATtttttgtagttggccaccaagtttgcacacatctcaggagggattttgtcccactactctttgcagatcctcttcaAGTCATTGAGGTTTCAAGGCCGATGTTTGAaaacttgaaccttcagctccgtgcacagattttctatgggattaaggtctggagactggctagaccactccaggaccttaatgggCTTATTCTTGAGCTACTCCTTTGTTACCttgactgtgtgttttgggtcattgtcatgctggacccattttcaatgccatggctgagggaaggaggttctcacccaagattgacgatacatggccccgtccattgtccctttgatgcagtgcagttgtcctgtccccttagcagaaaaacatcccaaagcataatgtttccacctccatgtttgacggtggggatggtgttcttggggtcataagcagcattcctcctcctccaaatatgatgattttggtctcatctgacaacaacactttcacccagcgCTCCTCTGACTAATTAAGATGTtcactggcaaacttcagatgggcctgtacatgtgctttcttgagcagggggaccttgtgggcactgcaggatctcagtccttcacggcatagtgtgttaccaactgttgtcaccttctcaccaagctgcttggcgatggtcttgtagtccattccagccttgtgtaggtctacaatcttttcCTTGACATCCTTGGATAGTTCTTTGgttttggccatggtggagagtttggagtctgattgattgcttctgtggacaggtgtcttttatacaggaaacgagctgaaattaggagcactctctttaacccctttaggaccaaacttctggaataaaaagggaatcatgacatgtcacacatgtcatgtgtccttaaggggttaagagagtgctcctaatctccgcTCGTTAATTGTAtaaaaaagacacctgggagccagaaatcctgCTGATTGAgagaggatcaaatacttatttccctcATTTAcaagcaaatcaatttataactttttgacatgcatttttctggattttatgtttttttattctgtctctcactgctaaaaatacacctacaattaaaattatagactgataatttctgtcagtggacaaacgttcaaaatctgcatttttcctgcttccaacacatgaaattcaagaacagaCTGTTAATGGGTGCtactgtaatgatataatcaatgttatccaCATCccctgtcagtgattttaatcatgtggctgatcagtgtatataattatataatttccttaattttttttaaattaatttaataatgcgAATCAAGCATTCATGGGCCAACTTTCCAGCTATTACTAATTTTCCACTAAAAGAGAACTGTGCAGTCTTGGACTACACCTAAACCGTGAGGTTTGGAATCTGTATTTCCTCTACAGTATAGTATTGCTATTGTATACATTGAAGTTTATACATAATTGTAGTGtagacaaaacaaaaatgaagtaGTACAATAGGTAGTTTCTGTACTGTAATGAAACATGAGGAAACACTTACGTGGTTATTTTCGAAGGGAGGATTTAAAGCTATGTCTTTCATGCGCTTAGCAATGCTGTCAGTCTCCATGAGTTCAGAGTCATGACTGTTGTCTTTGGCCTGGGGGTCCTGAGAAGAGCATGTGCTGTTGGGCTGCGAGTCTTTATCTTTTTCCGAACCCGGCTGTGGAGTTGAGACTTTGCTTCGTTTTCCACCATGTTCCACATCAATGTCCACATCAATACCTAATGAACCACAAAATCCAGTTATGACGTGTTTTAAAGTATGCACTTCAGTGTTGTGGTTTTAAAAGACATATTGTCAAATGTACTTTTGCTTCCCTAGCTTTCTGGTATTGAATACTTGACTATGCACTGTAATGCACGTCATTACCATTCATGTGTCTCACCACAAGTCCCTCCGTGTCCCTCTGCAATCCCCTAATGTCCTTCATGTTTCTCTGCCATCTTTGATATCCACTCTTTGCCTCTGCTATACCCCTCAAGCCCCAGATGTGTTTCTGACAAATTCCTCATGGGTCTCTGCAATCTTCACCATGTCACTCCTGTGTGTCTGCAATCTACTACATGTCCTTCATATGTCTCTGCTAAACCCTCTTTATCTATGTAATACCATTCTATGTCCCCCCTCatctctgccttttctatgagTGTCTCTGCTATCCATCCAGGTCTCACAAGTACCTCTGCCatgccaccccctccccccaatagcCTCATGTTTCTTTAACACCCCATGTACCTCAGCCATGATTCCCATATTCCTTATGTGTCTCTGCAGTCCCCTCCATTTTATGTATCACATCATCCACACTTTATATGTCCCTATCATCCAGAATTTGGCTGTCCTTGCTTCTACGTGGCTATGTAGCAGCTGGAGATGAATATGCTTCTTTCTACTTCCACACAGCACTGACAGCAGGCTCAGCACTCCAATGATATGACAGAGCAGTGGAAAATATATTAATCTGCACATTCCTGCTAGGTTGTGCTAAACCCCCTGGTGTATGAGTGCAACCCCCTTCCCTACTGTTACCTGGGGTAGACTATCCCCGCCCCTCAACAAGTACGCCACTGGGCTCACTAACCCATTAAATACACATGCTTACCCAAAGGACTCAACATGGCTGCAACACTCTCTCCAACATTCTTCAAGAAGGTGACATTAGGATCTTGGGATGGCTGCGAGGCACTAGAAGGACCAGCTTTTTAGAGAAGATAAATGGTATAAATATATAGTAATGTAAAATGCAGGAAAATGTGGCACAGGATACATTTCCTATAACTTTTACGAACATTCTGCAGCGGTTCTTATGTGTCTTTATTGAGCATATATAGGCCCAATTACAACAGTGTAAGAAAATGGCAAAACTACTAGAACAACAGATGCAAAACTATTAtaaattaacaataataataaaaatatgtgtaataaaaacagatttacaattCAGTGACTATtaagttttattttacagattaGATTAATGTGTATAGGGGAATGGTGAAACAGTAGATCTATATAATAAGTTTGCCTACTTGTAGGGTAGGAAGTGATAGTCAAGTGCAAGGAGGGGGTAGATCTAGGGACATCAAACAATAGGAGAGTAACAGAAATTTGCATTCTTATTTTGGAAATGTGGTGTGGTGATTAAGCTTTATCGTCAAACAAGACAATATTAGATGATACCCTAACGCCATCAATCTTGGTGTCCACattataatgtttattttattttttgtttcactaCATTATGTTTACATTGATCTCTTCCACCCACTACATATTTAGAGACATGGATAAAATATTTTCCTCTTAGCAAAGTCTAAATGTAATGTATTCAGCCTCTACACTATGATTGTACCCGCAAATATGAGTATGCTATTTTTGCTTTCATGATCTTCATAGTCCATTTCCTGATTTTTGAGATTGCATTCACTTGGATTTACTAACTGAAGCTGCCCAAAAGCATGGTCTCACCTTGAACATTTTCCGAAGCAGGTGGACTTTGGGAAGGAGGAGCACTCTCCTGCTCCTGCTGAAAGTTGGGACATGTAAAGCCTCTTGCAGGGAATCCCCAGCCAGCCATCCATGGATATGGGACTCCATGGTGTTTTTTGTGGAACCAGCGACCACGAGGAAAATTCTGCTataggtggaaaaaaaaaatacatataattttatatatatcttgtacataaattatatatatatatatatatatacacacacacacacactttcatcgTAACCAACTCTATAATAAGTTCAATCCTTGACTTCCTCAGTCAACAATAATATAATTATGTAAGAGACAATTCAGGACATGTATGCAAGCATTTAACAATGAACTAGGTTGTCCTTACCAAGGGTGTGGCAAACATTATCATGTTATGCTCTTTATGAACTCCTTTTCCTTCACAGGTGCTGCACAGGTCATAATCTGGGCAAATCAGGCACTTGTATCTGTTCCCAACCACAGGACCATTGCAGCCATCACATGTAACATTTGGGTGAATGAGATTCGGAGTGTTTTCCTGCCCACAGTGTGAACGATGATCGCGCTTGCAATCTCTTCTCTCTGGAGAAAAAGACAATAAATGTTTCATAAATATAGCACTGATTGATATAACTGCATTAAAAAGGTATAGATGTGGAAAAAACACATATGTTGAAGTCCTGACTACTACTgccatataacatatatattttatataaacttCTCTAACATGGTAAACTTACTGTAAGATGAACGTTTACAGAGTAAAACCGGGTTTGCCATTGCTTAGTATATCTATCAACTCTGCCTATTATCAATAAACTATTTTAGGtacatgaaaaaaaacacacaaaaaaaaccaagtATGTAAAATGAGCCTCGCCCCAAAAAGATATTAGAAATTGAGTTAAAGTTTATCAGCCAGGCCAAGCTTCTTAATTATGTATACCTTTAATATAGAGACGGAAGACCTCTTCATTCAAAGCAGCAAAAGCCATATTTAACTCCTCGTCAGTAGAGAAAGCAACCAAATCTCCCTCTTCAtctaagaaaaagaaatataaaaaaaaaaaaaaaacattatagatCATTTTAGGTCACTTTTTTGGGAGCAACTCCCCACCCTACACACATTTCAGAATATGACACAGTATGGTTACAATTTAGAAGTGTTTTGGTTCTAGATACTGCACTTTTCTACATATAAACAATTATCTTGTATGACATTAAAAATGTGGAGGCTCTGTGTGAGGTAGTGAGCTTGATTGTATTCCACACAGGgtaatgtagtagttctgataCAAACTGTGTCCCTGCAGCAATGCAAATTCTGCCTTTTCTGTTAAAAAGGTTGTGCTTACAATGGATTCCAAAGCCACCTCTGGAGTCTGTCACTCAGAAAGAGGGTCTTCCTAAAGCAGTCCTGCAATCATTGTAGAATAAAACTTTGGCATCTGAACATTCTGCATGAAGACACAAAATGCTGCACAAAGAGATGCACTGAgttaatgcatctcaatgaggagatgttTATTGGTACAGCATGGTGATCGCCTCTCATGCACACTAACCCCTCCCCAGCATTGGATTAGCGGAGATCGTTTATAACAATAATCTTAGCCAGGGGAGAAGCATCAGCTGCGGTAAGATGAGTGTGTTGTGGACTTAAAGATAACActtaatttaaaggagcactatagggtcaggaacatgtattccagaccctatagtggcAAAATCACTCTCTAACCCCCCTgttcccctaaatatagtaaaacctgTATTCTAGTCTTctgatgctggctctgcctccttggctgacataatcagaattgatgatctgggccaaccacaatgcttccccataggaaagcattggattggctgagattgccaggGTGGTGGCACAGGGGGCTGAGCCAAATGccaccctagccaatcagcatccaatcatagagatgcaatgaatcgatgcatctctatgaggaaagttcagtgtctccatgcagagggtggagccactgaatggcagtgctgcacctctagcagccatctaaggagtgaccagtggagtcatcctaggctgtaatgtaaacactgcatttctctaaaaaaaagtgtttactgcaaaaagactgaagggaatgattacaccttaccaaaacaaatacaataagctgtagttgttctgctgactatagtgtccctttaagctaaaggaAGGGGAACCCACATACTGAGAAAAGAATATGTTTCCTAAGCAAAGCACTTTGTGCAGTGGAATACTGCCACAGAACCAAAGGGGACATCAAATCAAATTACAACAGAGGATTAGTTATCATGGATGGCTGATCTCTGCTTAAATTAATGCAGTCAATCTACATGTTTATCTAATTCTGCTCAAATACCTGTATATTTTAAAGAGATCTCcctgagtgtatgtatatatataatcaaactaACAGTTGTAagaaacaattatttaaaaatgaaGATATACCCCGCATATATGATGGTATAATGAATACTCAGCTCACCATCATGCCAATATACCATAGATTTTGACTTATAAGGAAAAAGTGAATCTATCACATTATCCAAATGGCTGTACTTGGCAACAGTGAAGCAGAATAGCCAACCTGTAGCAATATCAGAGTTAGCAAATATCTCAAGCTCAACTATTTTGACTTAAATCTTGTCATTTGGTTTCCTGTTCCATACAATTCCCCATTATGTACAGATAATGATAGGAAATTGTTAAAGTGATAGATGTTTTTGAAACCTGATAGCCTGTCTTAGGATAATGTTCTTAGGAACCAGCAGGAAGGCGTATATGTAGAATGCAAATAAGTGAGAAttgagaaattatatatatatatacacacacacaaacacacccattaAATGCCAGGGACTGCAATGTACACTGTGtcagtaaaaaaacaacacataacATAAATGTTCCTGTTTGGACTAATCAGGGCAGGATTTGGCCACTGCACAATAATGCAAGTCCAAAGCTTGGCATTTCTTCTTGTTCCTCACAATTATAGGACACATTAGCAACCATGTAATCCTGACCTTGCTCAAAATAGAAGTCCTCGTTACTGAGGCCCGTGTGGAAATTTCCACTTCTTTCAGACTGAACGTATTCGAcagcatgaaataaaaaaaattaaaaaaaaacaatacacacaTTATCTATATCTTGCATGGCTGTGCTATATTCAGGACAGCGAACTAAATTCTCTTAAAGAATCAGATGCTGTCACTGTGGCCACAGAACCATACTAATATAGTTTGACAAATTACACTTTTGCAGCTCcagtgcactcctggcaccacaactactacagcaCGCTGTAGTGTTTATGTTGCTTGTAGTGCTAATTTAAGTTGTGTCCGtacctatagtgttactttaatgggACTTGCTGTATAAACAAAGGATAAAAAAAAGCTGACCAGACTTTGCAGGGAACTGAACCTGTAATTTTGAaatacagcatacagagagctGTCCACAAATCTATTCCACTGGTTATATAAACAATACTAACATGTACATTAAAATAGTTCACATGTTGTTCCCATATAAATTgtcataaatatttattttcatttaaggtTACATTTGAAGggtatttttaaagtttatcttTGTTTTCTAGCTAAACCTGTATGTGATCCAAGTTCACAGAGTTAAACATTGACATTGGATATTGTCATACAACATACCTGGCTGTCCCTCAGGCAGTATTTTACTTTTGTCCTATAAAACTGAAGGTGGAGTCTGACCTCATCTCTGCCAAACCCAGATAGCAAACAGCCATAAACAGATTGCACTATTTTTACTGTATATAATGGCCACCATTTGTGAATATTTTAAAGTGCCAGATAATCTACCAAGAGCTGCAAAATACAAAttatgtatttaaaggaccactatagtgccaggaaaatatacttgttttcctggcactatagtgccctgagggtgcccccaccctcagggtccccctcccgccgggctctggtgtgaggaaggggttaaacttacctctttctccagcgccgggcggggagctctcctcctccgatcctccctttcggctgaatgcgcatgcgcggcaagagctgcgcggcaagagctgcgcgcgcattcagccggtctcataggaaagcatttataatgctttcctatggacgcttgcatgctctcactgtgattttcacagtgagaatcacgcaagcgcctctagcggctgtcaatgagacagcctctagaggatttgagggctggattaacccatttataaacatagcagtttctctgaaactgctatgtttataaaaaaaatgggttaatcctagagggttaatgggttaatcctagagggacctggcacccagaccacttcattaagctgaagtggtctgggtgcctagagtggtcctttaactttctgAAAACTAGAATCACAAGTTTTCCTGTTCAACAGTATATGGGAGATTATGCTGTTTCTCTTTTGTTAGAACTGATCCTTCACATATGATTGACTACAGCAACAACACAAGAGAGGTATTTAGAATATTGCCAGGGGTATCTACATACTAAGAGATATTTTCTCTAAATTCCAATGTTTTGAGACTACATTTCATCAACGCTGGAAAATGATAAGTAaaacttttattaattttattgaaaagggggggaagggggagggacaCCTTTATCTATCTGGGGACAGTTTTTGTAAagttatagtgctcctttaaccccttaagggcacatgacatgtgtgacaagtcatgattcccttttattccagaagtttggtccttaagaggttaatgtaggagtaaaggaaaaagttattcactaaagtatgaaCCATCAGCAATTCAAAGTTAAATtcgattttaggccaaaatagctcaacTGGAAAAAAAAGTACCTTTTGTTTTCAGTCCAGTTTTTTaggcataaaaatgtaaattcattTTGTATCAGGGCAAttcacactttaaccccttaaggacacatgacatgtgtgacatgtcatgattcccttttattccagaagtttggtccttaaggggttaagggtagaTCCAACAACTATTACCACGTCTGCTttaagaagtggtcatggaggaaggaatctgtatgtgcgtTTCTGCTGTTCTAATGTTCCAGGATGCCTAATGTTAATAATGTACAAGCATTACATCTGTTACAGCAAAGACAACTCACTACAATTCTATATTTACAGGGATATTcattaatgtgagaattcaaaatttaaagatcaaaatagccgaactggaaacaaAATCTCCAAGTGAGTTATGCTTTTGTTTTGGCTACCCAAGCCTTAAAAGCGAAATTCACTTTTTTGTAAATAGCCCTGCTGGAGACATTGCTAGGCTTTCATGACCAATATGCTTGATATATAGCGTATGTCGGTATAGCTAAGTGGTCATAGTATActaaatactaagtaaaaatcatAGGTTAATATTTGTGAAATAGAGATTTGgaagaaaacacatttttaaaaataatcaggTAATAAAAACAACCTTATCAAAACATTACAAACAAATTGAAAAGAACATTATAGACTGTGCCTGCCTATGTCACCCCTTCTCACCTCTGTAGAACATCTGGAAGGTCCCCCCTCTCAGCCCTTGAAAAACGTCTGTCACCTTCCTAGAGAGCCGCTCACAGCCAGAGCTGGCATTGCCCACTGGCAGTTCTGTGGTAAAGCGACGGATCTCCTTGTGACTTTCATCTTTTCCCAGTAGATATGCCTTCACTGTGATCGACATGGCTGCTCCCAGCAGACTGACAATAACAACAGGTCACTTCCTGATAGAATGTCGCAGCTAAGACTCTGTTCACCGAACGCAGAACGACGCTGACACAATGTATCTGCTGTTTGACTAAACTCAGTGGCTCCCACTGTATATATCGCAGGTCACTGGGAAAATCCCCACCCCGCTCAGAGGGTACAGTTTCTTCCCGCCCACAAACTAAAACATCCAATGAGATGCAGACAATATAAGGATATTCGGCCTCACACGTTTTAACCACGCCTCCCCAAGCTGACTTGCAAAACAAAGGGGGTTTCCATTGTAATGGAGGGGGTTAATGAGGgccaaaaaaaacattaacaagcAATTGGGAATAGTTAAATAAATGCAGATTAAATTAAGTAGTGTGAATTTTTGTGAATATACGTGTTTCAATGGACAAGCCTCTGTATATAATCTAACATATAATAATGTAAATGTTATTACCTTACAAATcgatttattaatttataaaataccaGATATAGTGCAAAAAACATCTCATATCATTGTACTACAGGATCCAGTCTTCCTTGTCATTTGTACGTGGGCTAATGGGGTAGTGTCGAATTTGTTTAACTGTATAAGGGTAACCACAGGAGGGATTTGCCCCTTCTAGTCACTCGAAGGGGGTAAATTCATCCTGTGGTGGAGGTAATGCGAACACCGATTACGTCCAGTGACTCGTCAATGTTGTAAACGGAAGCTTATAATGTAGTTATGCAGCTAGTAGTCACCTATAATATGTCTTTATCTGGATAATCCGTATTTGGCGATTGCTAAAATAAATAGATTGCAATACGTATTCTCCAAGTTATTGTATTAGGcacctccattttgaaatgtatatCAGTTCATATTAATCGCTTTTATGGGCACACCAGACATGCATTCAAACCTTTTACAAGATTCATAATTATATACTTGAATTGGTGGAGCAAGCATCCCAACCTAAATATCACCAATTGGAATATTGTAGGGATATAACACCTGTTATATCTATGGCCAATATGCCATAAAATCTCTCTCTAGTTATGCTTACCAattattatacagacacattGTAAGAGAGGatatataatgttataatataagtatatattgtaattttatacacacacacataagaataGGAGAACCCATTGCTATAAATCTTATAGCCTAAGCGCATATTCCACACCTGTATCCAAGACCTTGAGAGACACTGCCATGTTTACTCATCgaaaaaaaaattgagatttcTCCGGAATGTACCACACTGTCAggattgttcactaaagtgtgaatttacatgtaAGCAtggttaatttaaccccttaaggaccgagccaaatgttcaaccgtaattcacctatttcatattaagtgcacccacacttattatatatcattttattcagaagaaatagtgctttcatttaacatcaaatatttagctatgaaacataatttaatatgaagaaattgagaaatattgttattttttttagttctgcatgacattttagctgtgaatgtcattatactgtttgcttttactgcaataaaatacacatatttgtattcagcgatgtctcacgtgtaaaacagtattccatatgtacaggttttatggtggtttgggAAGTTACACGTTcatatatagcatgttacatttttcagttttttcacattgaaattcgccagattggttacattgcctttgagaccgtatggtagcccaggaataagaattacccccatgatgacataccatttgcaatagtagacaacccaaggcattaccagtggggtatgttcagtcttttttagtagccacttagtcacaaacactggccaaagttagtgttaatatttgtttgtgtgtgaaaaatgcataaaaactaATCTGAACGCCAATGTATACTATACATttataataccttgggttgtctacttttgcaaatggtatgtcatcatgggggtaattctcattccttggctaccatacgatctcaaaggcaacgtaaccaatctggcgaatttcaatgtgaaaaaactgtaacacaagccttatatttgactctgtaacttttgaaaacaccataaaacatgtacatgaggggtactgttatactcagggacttcgctgaacacaaatattagtgtttcaaaaccgtaaaacatatcacaagaattatatcgtcagtgtgtaaaaaatgcaaaaaatttcactttcactgatgatatcatcgttataatacattttactgttttgaaacactaatatttgtattcagcgaagtcacagtacccctcatgtacagagtttatggtgtcttggaaagtttcaggggTAAATATGgtgtttgcaaattaaattctctggactttctgcctgggttatcaggtaggtcccacaaattgtaatcaataaaatgacttaattatgtaaatatattacataaatatatatgtagaattaatatatatatatatatataggaaatgtatatatatatatatttttgtaaaattatatttatttataaataggtttatatatagtgatatatacatatatattcatggatatagatatatatattatttcattctacgtgtattttgatatcaatatatatatagaaattacACGCATAGGtatatttttgaaaattatttttttaaaatgtagttttcatttttaacgtatttatatattatatatttatatataattatatatatatttaatatctacGTATATTctgatactaatatatatatatataaatattaaaaaaacacagacagtgtatgtgtatgtatgtgtaagtgtatgtgtatatatatatatatatatatatatatatatatatatatatatatgatctaagtatatattattttattttacactgttttaaaactttattttactttattacagGCAGTAGGGGGACTACTTGTCATTCCAGGCACCCCcctctgctggcactgctatggacgactattccgtccatgtgatcgtgaggtcctcgcaaagaTCTCaggatcacatggcccaggagagccggatcagcagcagggggactctctggACGGCGTCGACATGCTATGCCGCCAGCCgacgtttagagccgggtccacAAGGACTTCATAGagcgcccgccgtccttaaggggttaaagtacatttcaaatatttgaccaaaatagacaaactggaaaaagTTCTCAAGCCATTTGTTTTCAGACTggctttaaaattttaaattcacattaaattttctttgaattaccaaccattcacacttta
This Pelobates fuscus isolate aPelFus1 chromosome 3, aPelFus1.pri, whole genome shotgun sequence DNA region includes the following protein-coding sequences:
- the SQSTM1 gene encoding sequestosome-1 isoform X2 gives rise to the protein MSITVKAYLLGKDESHKEIRRFTTELPVGNASSGCERLSRKVTDVFQGLRGGTFQMFYRDEEGDLVAFSTDEELNMAFAALNEEVFRLYIKERRDCKRDHRSHCGQENTPNLIHPNVTCDGCNGPVVGNRYKCLICPDYDLCSTCEGKGVHKEHNMIMFATPLNFPRGRWFHKKHHGVPYPWMAGWGFPARGFTCPNFQQEQESAPPSQSPPASENVQAGPSSASQPSQDPNVTFLKNVGESVAAMLSPLGIDVDIDVEHGGKRSKVSTPQPGSEKDKDSQPNSTCSSQDPQAKDNSHDSELMETDSIAKRMKDIALNPPFENNHEHGEGSGSSSASGVDDDWTHVSPKEVDPSTGEPQSLLDADIPSCLDPFQPTSQSINVPTGLREAAIYPHLPAEADPRLIETLSQMLSMGFTDEGGWLTRLLEAKQYDIDAALETMQSVRNIARP
- the SQSTM1 gene encoding sequestosome-1 isoform X1, which produces MSITVKAYLLGKDESHKEIRRFTTELPVGNASSGCERLSRKVTDVFQGLRGGTFQMFYRDEEGDLVAFSTDEELNMAFAALNEEVFRLYIKERRDCKRDHRSHCGQENTPNLIHPNVTCDGCNGPVVGNRYKCLICPDYDLCSTCEGKGVHKEHNMIMFATPLQNFPRGRWFHKKHHGVPYPWMAGWGFPARGFTCPNFQQEQESAPPSQSPPASENVQAGPSSASQPSQDPNVTFLKNVGESVAAMLSPLGIDVDIDVEHGGKRSKVSTPQPGSEKDKDSQPNSTCSSQDPQAKDNSHDSELMETDSIAKRMKDIALNPPFENNHEHGEGSGSSSASGVDDDWTHVSPKEVDPSTGEPQSLLDADIPSCLDPFQPTSQSINVPTGLREAAIYPHLPAEADPRLIETLSQMLSMGFTDEGGWLTRLLEAKQYDIDAALETMQSVRNIARP